DNA sequence from the Scophthalmus maximus strain ysfricsl-2021 chromosome 1, ASM2237912v1, whole genome shotgun sequence genome:
acATTGAGACATATTGCCGGTCAGTGTATCCGTTGCCCCTGGGCGGATTTTGGGGGGAATTCAAATGTGGGGCGGGGTTGGTCTCTCAGAGTCTCGCCCCGGGACAGACGCTCGtcactggacactgactggTCCGTTTGCTTCCCTATTGATTTCCGACTGGGATGGGCCGTGGCCCAGCCAAAGCCTCTGGTACTGACTGTCTGGCCAGCGATTGATCCGATATAATAAAACCATCGTTTAATTTCGGACAGACACAAAAGACACTGTCGGGCATGGACCACATTGATTCACCTGCTATTTTACTGTGGCGTGCCTGAGTAACTGTATGTTGTGGGTTATTCTACACCCATTCAAATTACGCAAACTCCTATTATATTATGGTACGTGCTGATCCAGTCACAAAAATGCAAGTCACCATGTAATTTGCATGTAATTTGAGGTCGATGCGGCTCGTGTAGTTCTGTGCACTAGTCAGATCGGCAACGCTTGGATAAAAATACTGACAGTTGGTAGGTTGTTTGGTTACTGTCAATCAAATCTACTCAAACCACACCAAAGCAGTCCTGACGAGGACAATTAGCAAGGAGAACAAAGAGTTTTCTCTAAATAAAGTGACACCTAAATAGGtttaataaatgttgttttgatcGTTGTTGATATTTAGGTATTGATTCGATTCCCAGTCAAGTTTTTCCTGTTAATATCTGATATagatcacctttttttttacaattgcaATGACATAAGTTGACCTCTAGAGGAGGCTAGAGCCCCGTACAATGTATTTCAGAAACACCTTGCTTAGCATTTTCAAGTTGGTCACTCCCAGTAAAGCTAACAAGAGATAcggtgtgtactgtacatgtgatgAGCTATGAGGTACAGTAAGTGGTGTGACTGTGAGACTGAATGAAATTTCTGTCCATGTCTGTCTTGCACTGAtgacaagagagagacagaacgtCACCAAAGATGTCGGAGAgataaaactgagaaaaaccAAATGAGGGCCACTCATCATCTGATCCAGTGCGTCCTTCTCCTTTGTCGCCACAGATTATATTTATCAAACATGgcaaaacattatttcaaaccattttttttatttgacaaagaGTTTCTGGACTATAGCTGACAGTCATAAAGTATCTCCCTAGTGCAGTACAATCAGAAGTAACCTGCGAAAGATTTCCCCAAAATATATTAGTGTAAAAATGTTGTGAGATAACAACATGTCGTgagtgcaatatttttttttttttttgaatgccgtctgtttcacatttaatcagcttccctttcctctgtgcTTTATAAATTATTGACTATTTCATGAAACCTGTGTAAACTACCATTCTAATATTGTGGACACGCCTCTTTCATATACCAGCTTCACATGTGGTGATGATATTGCACGTCAGTAGTGGTCACCTCGCCCCACCGAGGCTCACCCTCGTCTCCCTGTCCAGTGCTTTAAAGTTTGCATGACTGCACGGTCATGCTGTCCTCCGGCCAGCGGTACGAGTCCACCACAAAGTCATCGTAGTCCGTGCTGTAGGTGAGCGAGCGCACGTACGCTTCTTTGTCGGACGGCTCTGGGCGAAGAGTGGCCATGTTGTGCTCGTAGGCGTACTCCACGATCTGCAACGCAAACGCTTTTGCAGTTTTACAGTCTCACAACCGCCCGGCCCATACAGCCGGGACTCACGCAGGCCCGGTGAGCCACATGCGCTGATATGTTGCGTGTGCACTGGGCTCTCACCTTCACAGCCAGTGTGACAGAGGCGTCCCTGATGGAGCCGAGAGGAGGATACAGTCGTCCCTCTGCCAGGTCCTTATCCGTCACCATGTGAGCGAGTGACTGTAAAACAGCAAACGCATCGCTCCCGTTACCTCAGAGAGGATTTAAATAACACGCGTATACTGCGTTAGTCAGATTACTCTCGGCTGAGGTTATGGACATGAAGAGGGAAGGTAAGACTTGCTGTTTGAGCTTTGAGTTTCTAGTCAATAGTTCACTGTGTTCACTGTGAACAGTTTaggttaaaacaaacaatcatcATTTCAAATATAGAATTGGGGGGAAACTAGGAATCAGTGTTGTAGTAAATTTGCACAAGTTATGTGTCCTTCATGAACCCAAGTGAAAAAAGTCTTggttttattattctttctttcacagTTGTACTTTCCCTCAGATGTATTACAACCAATTTACTTTAAAATGCTATTTACACGTCAGTAATACTAATAATGCAGtgattaaatataaattaatataaattcaCAGGGGctattctttttaaatgcaatgAATACTCGGACTAATGTACTaatgtacttttacattttcGTGCAGGACTCTTAAAAGTAATGGCCTTATTTGACAGTCTCATTACAAAGATAAAAAGCACTAGTACTAGTAAATACTTCCACCATCATGTTGTCATAATGTACCATGAAAGGCTCGAAAACATTCATTAGCTTCTCAAGATGCGGCCGGCATGAGACCTCAGGGGTGTTACCAAAGGTTCAGTGAAGACATTAATTATTGTGAACGCATTCATTTAAGaataatataaatgtgtgtgtgggtgtgtgtattctgtatactgtatgtcacacTGTTACCTCGGCTGCAGTAAGGAAGATTTCCTCTGTAATTTGTCGAATGGCGCACGCCGTGACGCCCAGGCCCACGCCGGGGAAGATGTAGGCGTTGTTTCCCTGACCAGGGTGGAATGTCCTGCCATCGGGCAGAGTGACGGGGTCAAACGGACTGCCGCTGGCAAAGATGCCCCGCCCCTGCGGCACAGAGTAGTATCGTTCACCCATTTTGTGGGAGTCATGTGCGGGAGTCAAACAAGGCCCCGGAGCGAGTGCGGTACCTCTGTGAACGTGTAACACTGCTCAGCAGTGCACTCGGCTTTGCTGGTCGGGTTGCTGAGGGCAAAGATGATCGGGCGTTGGTTGAACGAGGCCATGTCCCTGATGATCTGCTCGGAGAAAGCTCCGGCAATAGCTGCCACGCCTGAGACAGAAAACCAATCAATATGCAGTACATTACATCTTAGATCATTTCTTTAATATTCTAGTGGTAGCGGTAGGTCAGGGTCAGGACAGTTTCAAACTGGTAGTCACAGTGTTGTTCCTGGTAACCATGTCCTTAATATAACCATAACTGCGTTTATTGTTGTGACCGTGACGATGCAGTTCCTCTGATAGGCACACACGACAACGCTTGTTGTTTTACCAATGATAGCCGTGGGTTTCAGTTCCCGCACGAcgtcctccagcttcttcaTCTGCGGGTGTTCGTGAGCAAACCTCTCCTTCTCGTGAGTCAGGTTGTCCCGACCCTgaggatttaaaagaaaagagcagatgaaggggggggggacattaaaagacatgaaaacatctgtggaaactctacaacaacaaaaacaatgcacTGACTTCAATGTGTGGAGTCGCTGACATTGTTCTCCAGCAGGTTTAGGTTTAGTGATGAGGAAATTAATGATTTCTGATCAGGATCATTAGTTGGGAACAGGAAGGTGACAAGAGAAGGTGAAAGAGGATACGAGGATGGCAGGAGGAATGGAAGGGAGAAgacagtgaagaggaggaatggGGGCGGAATAACAAAAAACATGGATATTGTGGACATAACAGATGTCTAACCCTCCGGAGAGCCTTGTGCAGTGATTCCAAGGAAAGACCTCTGGCATATAAATCAACAAACCTCGGGAAATGTGCTTTTCTGGATTATGGAGGAAGCACTGATGTCAAACTGAGGGCTTTGGTTTGTCAATGGTCAGACACATCAACCTGCTTCTTTgggtgcatgtgtttgtgtttgcaggatTTTTTACTACGACACCTTGACAACGAGACCCTTGGAATCAACCATCCAGATCTTTTTCAAGCACTCGTCCTTGGGGAGTCCTTCCTTCTCCATGGTCATGGTGATGAGCTCAGCGATCCCCATCGCTGCCTGcaagacaaaagacacaaaaaaggcgcgggggggggggatataaaGAGAAGCTTGTTCATGACATCTACCCACCAGCTCTGACAACTTTAGCTTGACATGCAAatcacatgcaaaaaaagaaatatctgatCTGAAATCACAATAATCTCTTtccatttgaggaaaaaaatcacagtgagaCATTTACTACCGTATCACCGACATGTAAGCATGTGACACGCATCATTTTCAGTGGTTGTATCTCAATACAATTAGAATCAATTgcatcatattaaaaaaaaaaaaggtttaattgccataatgatgatgatgatgttttttccaTCTTAAAGTTTGCATTTTGCCTTCATTAGATTGGATACAGTGACGagctgacaggaaatgaaagaacagaGAGGGCGAGGGTGCAAACCTACCTCCCCTGCACCTTGGAACACGATGGTGTGGTCACACATTTTGCTTTTGGTGATGCGGAGAGCGGCCAGGAGTCCAGCGACCGCCACGGCAGCGGTACCTATTGAATATACATTAGCATCAACACAACCTCAAAACAACATGGTGAAATTATATAATTCATAAAAGTGGTGGTCGTTCCCAAAGAACTAGACGTGCTCTTTAAATTGCTGAATCATTAATGCACTCATCTCTTCAATAAGGTTTTTACAAGTGGGTCCCTGAGCCTGTGGTGCCACTGGTGGAATTCAAACAATGTGGTATGCAAAatatataatcattattatttaaaaatgggATTCTCAACTGTTTTTATGGGGAAGGAACGTGTTCTTCAAAGGAACAGCTGTGcatgtttcctctttttctttccctgacTTTAGCTCTCCTGTTGTTTGTACAAatatcattcatattcatatttttactaAACATGTGCTTACCTTGGATGTCGTCGTTGAATGTGCAGTACTTGTTGCGGTACTTGCTCAGCAGACGGAAAGCATTCACATTTGCAAAGTCCTCAAACTGTATCAGACAGTCCAACCCGTacctgtgggaaaaaaagagatgcatTTATTCTGGCTGAACCAACGGAGAGcctgaaaaaaagggaagcggtatagagagagagagcagcctCAGTCCAGAGGGGGGCGCTCTCCCACTGCACAACGAAACGTAGGTGGGGAATGACGAGAGAGGATGCTGCTTCTCGTTGGTGATCACAAATGattgtatttttacttttctgaatATGGCAGCTATAGGACGAAAAAAAAGCTATCCCTTTTGTTAAAGGTATAATGTCCAAAGTGGCTGAAATTAAAGTTGAATAGACATTTGACAAGCTGACACCTGTCTCCTCCAGCTGTGCGACAGCCCCTCACTACGAGTTCACGTGAGAAAAGGTCGAACCCGCACAAAAGAAGCGGAGTGACATTAACAGCAAATCTGAAAGAGAAGAGCCCGGAGCCCGGAGCCCACCCAGTCCCTCCCAGTAAACCAGCAGTGTTCACTTTAACAAGACGCTGCTCAGACCACCTatcacccacacccacacacgcacacacacacacacacacacgcacagacacacacacacacgcacacacacacacacacacacacgcacagacacacacgcactaagCCCCTACAATAACATACAAGGAAAATAAGCCATGAAACCAGTGTTATGAGTCCGTAAATTAGATTTGGTAGCGACACAAAGGAATCCCAGGTTCACATGCAACTCAACAGGTGGAACTGCTGTTCAGGAATTTACTGGATATTTGCTGCCGCTCAGTCTCAGCAATGAAAAGAGAGTTTTTGAGCCAGCGGAAAAAGgaaggaacaaaaagaaaaggagaacaaGGTTTTGTAGCCGCAGGACAAAATTATGTATATTAATCAAGATGCAGTATTTATTGTGGCACCAACTGCAAAATATCTAACGTTGCACTGATTTGGTCAAACTTCATGACTTTTCTGACAGCAGCCTATGTCaaacttcctcttcctgcaggaTAGACGCAAGTCAATCATCATTTCAATACTTCAGAGATAAGGGAAAACTACACCAACGTGTGTTGTGATTCACAGTGAAGATAAGCTGCATAAAGCTTAAGTCAACTccacagataaaaaaacaacggaAGGAGCGGCGAGGTCGTCTACAGTTAAGGCTtctttagtttttccttttccttcacTGTCCTGTAACTTTCTCACTGTCTCTTCGGGGAAACCCCACCCAACACCTagtaaggaaaaaaagagggttcTACAGCCCAATAAAGCTGCTTCCCACTTGTCGCGGCGGCTGCTTAACTGCTCAAGATGTTTCATCTGGAGGGAGGACGGAGCTGAACGGAAGGAAGCGAGGCCAGAGAGAAGTGCAGCATGAGAAAAGCGACCGGAGCTCAGCCGTAATAAAACCTAATGTCCTGATCAGAGCGTGCCGTTTCGCCGGGTCCGCGTTCAGCCATCCCTCCGCCTCGCTGCGAGACGCCGACACCCAACACGGATTCCGACAGCCCTGCTGACTCACTGCCAGCACGGCAGTCGAGCGTcgggaagagagaaaatgtgttttctatcAAGCAGAGAGCGGCAGCACTAAAGCGCGGTGAGTCTGTGCGAGGGGAAGGAATAATGAGGCCAAGAAGGGAGCAATAAACTTTTCATTGTGTTTGGGCTTTGGGAGACGGAGACAAGGGCAAGGCGACAGGCGAGGACAGATGTGGCCTCCTGGCTGCTGCCAGCGCAGCTCCCTCTGGTGCGGTGCGGGGCACCTCGCTGCCGGAGGGGTCACGGCAGTTCGCGCAGAACCGACGCTGCTCGTCGCACCGGAGTCCAAAAGAGGACAAGTGGACTCGGGGTGTAGTCGTCTGCACAAGTAAAAGAGCACGTTGAACTTCCTGTTAACTATTCTCGTCGTACAGTAAAGACCGGGGGAGGATCGTGTGCCCCGCCAAACCTTGAATTCATAGGTGttttttacctctttttttctttcccccccccccaacacagtGACAGTCACAAAGGTTCAGAGACATTCGACGCGGATCTGAGAGTGAATGAGGCGTGAACATGCGCATATTTATGGGCTTTCACTGACCACAAACTGCAGATCTGTGGTTGTGGGatttcagaaagaaaaggaacatcTTCCCAATGCAGAACGCTCTTttggtgcttgtgtgtgtgtgtgtgtgtgcatgtgtgtgcgtgtgtgtctgtgtgtgtgtgtgtgtgtgtctgtctgtgtgtgtgtgtgtgcatgtgtgtgtgtgtctgtgtgtgtgtgtgtgtgtgtgtgtgtgtgtgtgtgtctgtgtgtgtgtgtgtgtggaggccaTTTGCCCCTTCACTCGTCTTT
Encoded proteins:
- the me1 gene encoding NADP-dependent malic enzyme, translated to MAAPRGRGGRESQETEMQRSEGGSGKTPVYTKKRGYDVTRSPHLNKGMAFSLEERLQLGIHGLLPPCFISQDVQLLRVLKNYEMKRDDLDRYVFLMGLQDRSEKLFYRVLTSDIERFMPVIYTPTVGLACQQYGLIFRRPRGLFITIHDRGHIASLLQNWPEKDIRAVCVTDGERILGLGDLGCNGMGIPVGKLALYTACGGMPPQQCLPVMLDVGTDNEALLKDPLYIGLRHKRVRGRAYDDLLDEFMRAVSDRYGLDCLIQFEDFANVNAFRLLSKYRNKYCTFNDDIQGTAAVAVAGLLAALRITKSKMCDHTIVFQGAGEAAMGIAELITMTMEKEGLPKDECLKKIWMVDSKGLVVKGRDNLTHEKERFAHEHPQMKKLEDVVRELKPTAIIGVAAIAGAFSEQIIRDMASFNQRPIIFALSNPTSKAECTAEQCYTFTEGRGIFASGSPFDPVTLPDGRTFHPGQGNNAYIFPGVGLGVTACAIRQITEEIFLTAAESLAHMVTDKDLAEGRLYPPLGSIRDASVTLAVKIVEYAYEHNMATLRPEPSDKEAYVRSLTYSTDYDDFVVDSYRWPEDSMTVQSCKL